The nucleotide sequence tacgtTATATTTACAGAtcgtattaaataatatataaaaatataaatgtcgatgtataattacaaaaaatatattatgctattaaaattatactgtgcactaaaaaaaaatattatagtgcTATGTTGTATTTGTACTTATGTAGATAActgtgtaaaaatattaaaatgatatcaAACtgataaaaaattctaaaaataataaaattaaggataattatgtaaaaattataatatggcaataaagtaataaaaattctaaaataatgacAATTATCAGTAACTTGTCGGCATGATAAGACATTATTATGCGATCCTTGTTAGATGTGACAAAACGTCAAATTATCATATTGCACAAAATAATCGATCCGACTCAATATTTGCGGACTGTGAGATAAAAAATTGATTtgcaattatgaaaaaatgtaaagtatgtaattaatttgaaaaaaaaatgttataaaaaatatgatgtcatgtcgtgtaggtgtgtatatatatttgtaaaaatgTTGAAAGGTAGTAAATTGATATAAAAATCTTAATATAcaaagaattattaataaattataaaaagtaaaaatataaaaataaattaataaaatcctaaagtaaggctgaatatcaataatttattaacaattgtaaaaaatatgtgaaaattgtatTTATGCTCTTTAACGGTCAGAAAGtttgaagacgttaattttaagtacggagagcaaaaattgagcGTCAACAATATTTGTAAtgcccttcacacttttagtatAATACAGATATGTATAGCCAAAAAGTGAGGGTGTAATCTTTTCATCCGATATTCGATATCTATATGTCAATTTTTCAATTAATCCAATCTGAGACACACAAGATTGATTAAAGAGAAGAGTGCTCATTtagcaagattttttttttttttcattctgaAAGTTTGAATTTAAGAAGTCCAAAACCTCTATTTAAGAAAGAATTTGGTTCAATATTTACCTATAATGGACTTgtaggttaatttttttttttttttttttaaaaaaaaaaagcacaaaaaaaataataataataaaacctcATGTTAAAAGTTGATTTTAGGCCACTAATTATTGAGTTTGAGTTGTTCCTTGGCTATAGTACTAAGCCAGCTAATAATAGGATTTTGATCGATGACACCAAAATGAACATCTAGTGTTTTCAACCTTAATTTATTGGtcatatatcatttttttcttagatCATTCAactattttgtcttctttttttttcaactttttttgttatgatatatattagGTATCATCACTGGTTATGATGGGATAAATGAAATTCTTTTACTTTTAATTATAGGTTTTAAATTTGATATATTCAATGTAATTTTGTACGTGTGATTTGAGAAAGGTAATATGTACACAGATCTTATCTCTATCttaaaagagagagagattgtCTTATATATAAAACACATGAAATTATAACACCAacgacaataacaacaacacgATACGCAATGTAATTTCATAAGaggaatctgaaaaaaaaaaaaaaaaaaaaaaaaaaaacaataacataaacaaagATTTTATCCTTGATCttaaaagatagaaaatattCCCACATAATGATTGTATCATTTGTTGTGATGGTGTGAATCAATGTCTTTCATGAGATCAATGGCAATTCCCAAAAGTGTGATGGGCTCTGGGACATCTTCATTTTGCTTCTCATACTCAAATGTCCATGATATCCAATTCTCTTCAACATCCAAAGTAGTACTAAGTTCCTTGTATAATTCCATAAAATATCCTCCAATAAATTTGAAGgtgattcttttcttttcttcgtcTATGTGATCAATAACTTGCTTCAACACCCTCTCTTCCCCCTCTTCAAAGTATTTTTATAATGAGATCAATTATAAGATAATCAGATCAGTTAtaagataattatatatatgCAAGCAAATCAGTTATAAGATAATCACATCAGTTACAGGATAATTATATGTTAACTTGCATCAGTGTATAATACATGGTTAACTTGATATCTAGATTAACAATTTTTTCAAGAGTTAATTTTTTCTAGAttatttatatacacacataatTTCAATAAGATGTAAGACTTTAGATATGTTCCAATTGagattattatatataattaaagaagATGACACATTTTAAGTGGTTAACTTACATATATAAAGAAGATGACTATACAGTATCAGGTCATTCAAATGATATCAATATATAAGACATTTTAAAATGTGAGATTTGTAATCTTGAATGTGAGACAGATTACTTGCTACAACGAACAGATAAAGTGCCCTGACTCAAAATCCACACTAAGTAATTTCTTTCtctaaagaaaagtaaaagtgaCTTACCATAGTGTAATCTCCATTCAACAAGAGTACCAACACTTCCTAATTCACCTTCATGAACCTCAAAATGGTTTATCTTATCACTTATATTAGGGATATGGTGAGGTTTAGAGTTGAAGTGATCATGAAATAATTCTCCACCACACTTGACCTCCAAATGAGCAACTAATTTACCCCTCAAACCCATCCTTTCTTAGCAAATAGCAATAGTAAGGAAATAGTTATTATTACTAATAGTATATGAATGGAAAACTTGTACTTGCTGAAACCAGGGTACATTGCCTTTATATAGTTGTAAGGCCATATAAACTCACACTTTTGATTCACACTTTGGAAAAATTATTACCCCCTCCgcctcattttatgtgtcgccttTTGAACGAATGCAggatttaagaaataaatgatgactTTGTGAAGTTTACAAAATTGTTCCTGTTAAAGTCATTTTAACGTTTACTTTTTAGTTATCTTTTCTTATTAAGTGGAATCCAGTAAGGATAAAATGAGAATGATgtcattaaatagttaccaaataaggaaatgtgacattcttttttagacggaccaaaaaaaaaatgactaCGCATAAAATAGGACGAGGGGAGTACCAGATAAGTTAAACGACTTAAAATATGTTGCGTTCTTTAATTATATGCATTTGTCTCAATAAGTCATAAAACTTTTCAGGCATGTTCCGATTGAAATTAATATGTATAATTAAAGAGATGACATATTTTGTAGTTAATTAATCTATGTAACATACGCTTTAGAACACACATACAAAAATTTGAACCAAAAATGTCTAATAAAACATGTTATCATGTTTTCATATATTTAAATGAAACATAATTATAATAGGAGTATTTAAATGAAATTTACtaacaaatttaagaattttgTGGATTGATTCCACCTAAGTTTTAGTATTCTTTAACAGCCAACCtattaaatttagaattttgGCTCTCCTACAGAATAGATTCTCACGTTTAAGCAATAATTGAAAAATAGAGATAATGAGAAATGGAAGaatttcatccattaatttatatttattttatttaggatttgtcttctattttcctttttccttttcctatttagatctctttacattttattttcttatacttaGAAAATGCACTAAAAATTATCGCAATAGATGTTTGGATATGTATTTGATTGtaacatgaaaaagaaagagcttttaaatttgaacttgaaaaatgGTATTTGAGGGTTGAATTTATGTGGattgcattttatttgtaaaaattgaagttttgagagtggaaaaagatttttttttcacttgaaaatttgttaattttgtaaacttgaaaagaaaatcattttaaaaaaccAAACTTCAATATTGTTAGTATATGTATAACCAAAAActgtggggtggggtggggggcgGGTTGCAATTTTTTCATCATCCGATATTCGATATCTATACGTGAATTTTTCAATTAATCTAATTTGAGACACACAAAATAGATTAAAGAGAAAAGTGCTCCTTTGtaagattttttttcattctgAAGTCtgaactcaagaaattcaaaaccTCTAATTAGGAAAGAATTTGATCCAATATTTACCTATAATGGATTTAtaggttatttttaaaaaataataataaggccTCATGTAAAGATTAATTTTAGGCCACTAATTATTGAGTTGCTCCTAGGCTATAATTAGTGGTTCTGAATTTTAGTACTATCCCAGCTATGATAGGATTTTGATTGATCACACCAAAATGAGCATCTAGTGTTTTCAACCTTATAAAAACTGATCATATATCAATCTTTTTCTAtgatctttcaattattttgtctctttttccaactttttttgttatgatatatattgaGTAGGTATTATTACTGGTTATAGTGAAATGAATGAGATTCTTTAACTCTTAATTATAGGTTTTAAATTTGAATCTCGAAGATGATAGTTTTTTTTCAGTAACAAGCGATTTTATCTTCAATAAATCTTAACAGTGTAAATCTGAATTAAACAAGGAAACTGTAGTTGCCATAGGATATGTTGTTCCATTTTCACATTTCTTGGATTAAATAAgtaggttttgaaaaaaaaaatcttgaaaaataaGGTTGCTCTattgaaggaaaaattaattGTCATGATTTTCCAACTGCTTTTTtatgaaacaacaaaaaacaaactCAGTATAACCTCCCAAGTTAGATCTGAAAAAGTTAGATCTGAAAAGAAtagtgtatatataatttttttcaatagacCTTCCATTTAAGTAAAGCCTAACAAGAtcagttaaaaaaaatatatataatttacaagatcataaataacttgaTAACTTGTTAGTTATTACTCACAAAAAAGAATGACTACTCTTTATACATGGGAGAAAAGACTACACAATACATAATCAAAGACCCCATTTTGCATTTCTCCAACAtcaatttatcttatttttttcctttaaaattcaaaTGGTGGTAACCAAAGTTAAATAGTTTTCTGCACAGTGTAAGTGTCCAAATCTGCAttactttcaaaaataataaagaacaaactGAAACAAACCCAAACTACTTTTGGTACATAGGGTAGGATTTACGCAAACGTTATCCCTAGCGTTGTGAGATAGAGAGgtggtttccgatagaccctcggctcaaaagaGAAGTATCTGAAACGGAATTGAAAGAAACAAGACAAAGAAATATACCTTTCATCTAAGTCAGTTGAATAAATCCACGATGCCCGTAATAGTATACATATATTTGAAATATACAAAAAAGGGCACAACCAACTTTTAAGCATAGATCATCTGGCAACTAAATAATTTAAGCTTCGTCTGGCAACTTAATATAGGCTTCATATATTTATTAGCTTCATACATTCACAAATTAAGCTTCATCTATTAGAAATTAGAAGTCATAATTTAGTACAACATACCATTAAGCTCAGTCCACAAACTGCCTAC is from Capsicum annuum cultivar UCD-10X-F1 chromosome 5, UCD10Xv1.1, whole genome shotgun sequence and encodes:
- the LOC107871228 gene encoding kirola, yielding MGLRGKLVAHLEVKCGGELFHDHFNSKPHHIPNISDKINHFEVHEGELGSVGTLVEWRLHYEGEERVLKQVIDHIDEEKKRITFKFIGGYFMELYKELSTTLDVEENWISWTFEYEKQNEDVPEPITLLGIAIDLMKDIDSHHHNK